One genomic region from Yersinia canariae encodes:
- the trpCF gene encoding bifunctional indole-3-glycerol-phosphate synthase TrpC/phosphoribosylanthranilate isomerase TrpF: MQETVLHKIVRDKEIWVAARKLQQPLASFQNDITHSQRDFYHALQGNKTVFILECKKASPSKGVIRDNFNPAEIAAVYKNYASAISVLTDEKYFQGNFDFLPQVSAVVTQPVLCKDFIIDAYQIQLARFYQADAILLMLSVLDDETYRQLAAVAHSLNMGVLTEASNAEELDRAIALGAKVVGINNRDLRDLSIDLNRTRELAPRLPEGVTVISESGINNYQQVRELSHFANGFLIGSALMSEANLDVAVRRVLLGENKVCGLTRAQDAAAAYNAGAVYGGLIFVGNSPRYVDIAQARTVISGAPLKYVGVFRDAKIETIRQTAERLSLVAVQLHGHEDQAYINQLREVLPASCQIWKALSVNDSVPARNLQHVERYVLDNGQGGTGQRFDWSLLAGQPLDNVLLAGGLGADNCCAAAQLGCAGLDINSGVESAPGVKDPQKIAAVFQTLRAY; encoded by the coding sequence ATGCAGGAAACCGTACTCCACAAAATTGTGCGCGATAAGGAAATCTGGGTTGCCGCGCGGAAATTGCAACAGCCTCTGGCCAGCTTCCAAAATGACATCACCCACAGTCAGCGCGATTTTTACCACGCGCTACAGGGCAATAAAACAGTGTTTATTTTGGAATGTAAGAAAGCCTCTCCATCCAAGGGCGTCATTCGCGATAACTTTAACCCGGCAGAGATTGCGGCTGTTTATAAAAATTATGCTTCGGCTATCTCAGTTTTAACTGACGAAAAATACTTCCAAGGCAATTTTGATTTCTTGCCACAAGTCAGCGCGGTAGTGACTCAGCCCGTGCTGTGTAAAGATTTTATTATCGATGCTTATCAAATTCAGCTCGCCCGTTTTTATCAGGCTGATGCAATTTTGCTGATGCTCTCCGTGCTCGATGATGAGACATATCGCCAGTTGGCCGCCGTGGCCCATAGCCTGAATATGGGCGTGCTAACTGAAGCCAGTAATGCTGAAGAGTTGGACCGCGCCATTGCATTAGGGGCGAAAGTCGTGGGCATTAATAATCGTGATTTACGCGATTTATCCATCGACCTTAATCGCACCCGTGAGCTGGCACCGCGCTTGCCGGAGGGCGTAACAGTTATTAGCGAATCCGGCATCAATAATTACCAGCAAGTCCGTGAGCTAAGCCACTTTGCCAACGGTTTTCTGATTGGCAGCGCGTTGATGTCTGAGGCTAACCTTGATGTTGCCGTGCGCCGCGTGTTGTTGGGTGAAAATAAAGTGTGCGGGCTGACCCGCGCCCAAGATGCAGCCGCAGCATACAATGCTGGCGCGGTGTACGGCGGGTTGATTTTCGTCGGCAACTCACCGCGCTATGTCGACATTGCGCAAGCGCGTACTGTTATCAGCGGTGCGCCGCTGAAGTATGTCGGCGTGTTCCGTGATGCCAAAATCGAAACCATACGACAAACAGCCGAGCGCTTATCTCTGGTGGCGGTGCAATTGCATGGGCATGAAGATCAAGCTTATATCAACCAACTGCGTGAGGTGTTGCCCGCCAGTTGCCAAATTTGGAAAGCATTGAGTGTGAATGACTCCGTGCCGGCACGCAATTTACAGCATGTTGAACGCTATGTTTTGGATAATGGCCAAGGTGGCACCGGCCAGCGCTTTGACTGGTCACTATTAGCAGGTCAGCCATTAGATAATGTCCTGCTGGCGGGGGGGCTGGGGGCTGACAACTGTTGTGCTGCGGCGCAACTTGGCTGCGCGGGTCTGGATATCAATTCCGGCGTAGAAAGCGCTCCCGGAGTGAAAGATCCCCAGAAGATTGCCGCCGTATTCCAAACCTTACGCGCTTATTAA
- the trpB gene encoding tryptophan synthase subunit beta codes for MTTLNPYFGEFGGMYVPQILMPALKQLEEAFVSAQLDPEFQAAFQDLLKNYAGRPTALTLCQNLTAGTKTKLYLKREDLLHGGAHKTNQVLGQALLAKRMGKTEIIAETGAGQHGVASALACALLGLKCRIYMGAKDIERQSPNVFRMRLMGAEVIPVHSGSSTLKDACNEALRDWSGSYETAHYMLGTAAGPHPYPTIVREFQRMIGEETKAQMLAKEGRLPDVVLACVGGGSNAIGMFADFIDEPGVGLIGVEPAGLGIETGQHGAPLKHGKVGIYFGMKSPMMQTSDGQIEESYSISAGLDFPSVGPQHAYLNSIGRADYVSVTDDEALEAFKALSCKEGIIPALESSHALAHALKMIKASPEKEQILVVNLSGRGDKDIFTVHDILKARGEI; via the coding sequence ATGACCACATTAAACCCTTATTTTGGCGAGTTCGGTGGAATGTATGTCCCCCAAATTCTGATGCCAGCATTGAAGCAATTGGAAGAGGCTTTTGTCAGTGCTCAACTAGACCCTGAGTTTCAGGCCGCATTTCAGGATTTGTTAAAGAACTATGCCGGGCGTCCCACCGCCCTGACCCTGTGTCAGAATCTGACGGCAGGTACAAAAACCAAGTTATATCTAAAACGTGAAGATCTGCTGCACGGTGGTGCGCACAAAACTAACCAAGTGCTGGGGCAGGCTTTATTAGCAAAACGTATGGGTAAAACAGAAATCATTGCTGAAACAGGTGCTGGTCAGCATGGTGTCGCGTCAGCATTGGCCTGTGCCCTGCTTGGCTTAAAATGTCGCATTTATATGGGTGCTAAAGATATTGAACGCCAATCACCAAACGTATTTCGTATGCGTCTGATGGGGGCGGAAGTGATTCCGGTACACAGTGGTTCCTCGACGCTGAAAGATGCCTGTAACGAAGCGCTGCGCGACTGGTCTGGTAGCTATGAAACCGCCCACTATATGCTGGGAACAGCCGCCGGCCCTCACCCTTACCCAACAATTGTGCGCGAATTCCAGCGTATGATTGGCGAAGAAACCAAAGCACAAATGCTGGCAAAAGAAGGCCGCTTGCCAGATGTCGTATTGGCATGTGTGGGTGGCGGCTCCAATGCGATTGGTATGTTTGCTGATTTTATTGATGAACCCGGCGTTGGGCTGATTGGCGTAGAACCCGCTGGTTTGGGTATTGAAACTGGCCAACATGGTGCGCCACTGAAACACGGTAAAGTTGGTATCTACTTCGGTATGAAATCGCCGATGATGCAAACCAGTGATGGCCAAATTGAAGAATCTTACTCAATTTCTGCCGGGTTAGACTTCCCATCAGTGGGGCCGCAACATGCTTATTTGAATAGTATTGGTCGCGCTGATTATGTCTCAGTGACCGATGATGAAGCCCTCGAGGCATTTAAGGCACTGTCGTGCAAAGAAGGAATTATCCCGGCATTGGAATCTTCCCATGCACTGGCGCATGCTTTGAAAATGATTAAAGCATCGCCGGAGAAAGAGCAGATTCTGGTTGTCAATCTGTCCGGGCGCGGTGATAAAGATATTTTCACCGTTCACGATATTCTGAAAGCACGGGGAGAAATTTAA
- the trpA gene encoding tryptophan synthase subunit alpha, protein MERYQQLFKQLAAKKEGAFVPFVQLGDPTPALSLEIIDTLIAAGADALELGIPFSDPLADGPTIQNAALRAFAAGVTPSICFEMLAEIRKKHPTIPIGLLMYANLVFHNGIDTFYQRCADVGVDSVLIADVPFEESLPFRTAALRHGIAPIFICPPNADDDLLREIASHGRGYTYLLSRAGVTGAENHGHLPLNHLIDKLREYHAAPALQGFGISEPGQIKISLEAGAAGAISGSAIVKIIENNVSQPAEMLAQLTRFVTQMKAATRS, encoded by the coding sequence ATGGAGCGTTATCAGCAGCTTTTCAAACAGTTGGCCGCCAAAAAAGAAGGCGCATTTGTCCCTTTCGTCCAGTTAGGTGACCCAACACCGGCCCTCTCGTTAGAGATTATTGACACTTTAATCGCCGCAGGGGCAGATGCGTTGGAGTTAGGCATTCCATTCTCTGACCCATTGGCCGATGGCCCGACTATCCAAAACGCGGCGTTACGTGCTTTCGCCGCCGGTGTGACCCCGAGCATTTGTTTTGAGATGCTGGCAGAGATTCGCAAAAAGCACCCCACCATTCCCATTGGTCTGCTGATGTATGCGAATTTGGTATTCCATAACGGTATCGATACTTTCTATCAGCGTTGTGCTGACGTCGGTGTCGACTCAGTGCTTATTGCTGATGTGCCTTTTGAAGAATCACTCCCATTCCGGACTGCGGCATTGCGCCATGGGATTGCCCCTATCTTTATCTGCCCACCGAATGCAGATGATGATTTATTGCGCGAAATCGCTTCTCATGGCCGTGGCTATACCTATCTGCTTTCCCGTGCTGGTGTCACGGGGGCTGAAAATCACGGCCATCTGCCATTGAATCATTTGATAGATAAACTTCGTGAATACCATGCTGCCCCGGCATTGCAAGGTTTTGGTATTTCAGAACCTGGGCAAATAAAAATTAGCCTGGAGGCCGGAGCTGCGGGTGCTATTTCGGGTTCTGCTATTGTAAAAATCATTGAAAACAATGTCTCACAACCTGCCGAGATGCTTGCGCAACTGACTCGTTTTGTGACCCAAATGAAAGCCGCCACCCGCAGTTAG
- a CDS encoding BON domain-containing protein, whose amino-acid sequence MKIFKTISALCIAVIMAMAVSACAPTAKSEGTGGYIDDTVVTTKVKSALLGEKNLKSTEISVETFKGRVQLSGFVSSRQDANRAVQITRGVPGVKSVSDQMLIR is encoded by the coding sequence ATGAAGATTTTCAAGACCATTTCAGCCTTATGCATTGCGGTGATTATGGCGATGGCAGTATCCGCCTGCGCGCCGACAGCAAAGTCAGAAGGAACCGGTGGTTATATTGATGACACCGTGGTCACCACTAAAGTGAAATCAGCGCTGCTGGGTGAGAAAAATCTAAAATCTACTGAGATAAGTGTTGAGACTTTCAAAGGGCGAGTTCAGCTGAGTGGTTTTGTTAGCTCACGTCAGGATGCAAACCGTGCTGTGCAGATAACTCGTGGCGTGCCGGGAGTGAAATCTGTTAGTGATCAGATGCTTATCAGGTAA
- the ompW gene encoding outer membrane protein OmpW, whose translation MKKVTLALLAVATLASTAVSAHQAGDYIFRAGTATVRPNAGSDDVLGYGSFKADNNTQLGLTFSYLITDNIGVELLAATPFRHKVGLGPTGDIAEVKQLPPTLMAQYYFRDKQDKLRPYLGIGLNYTTFFDEKFNNTGTSAGLTDLSLKDSWGVAGQAGLDYMVSENWMVNMSVWWMNIETDVKFKANGQEQSIHTRLDPWVFMFGAGYRF comes from the coding sequence ATGAAAAAAGTCACTTTGGCATTATTAGCCGTAGCAACTCTGGCATCGACTGCGGTAAGTGCGCATCAAGCAGGCGATTATATTTTCCGAGCAGGGACGGCAACGGTCAGACCAAATGCAGGGTCTGATGATGTGTTAGGTTATGGTTCCTTCAAAGCGGATAATAATACCCAGTTGGGCCTGACCTTCAGCTATCTGATTACTGACAACATCGGGGTAGAACTGCTGGCTGCGACGCCGTTCCGCCATAAGGTTGGCCTTGGGCCGACCGGCGATATTGCAGAAGTTAAGCAGTTGCCACCGACGTTAATGGCGCAATATTATTTCCGTGATAAACAAGACAAACTGCGCCCATATTTGGGGATTGGTCTGAACTACACCACATTCTTTGACGAGAAATTCAACAATACGGGCACTTCCGCCGGGTTAACGGATTTGAGCTTAAAAGATTCTTGGGGTGTGGCAGGGCAAGCCGGTTTGGACTATATGGTCAGTGAAAACTGGATGGTGAATATGTCCGTCTGGTGGATGAATATCGAAACTGACGTGAAATTTAAAGCCAATGGTCAGGAGCAAAGCATTCACACTCGCCTTGACCCATGGGTGTTTATGTTTGGCGCGGGTTATCGTTTCTGA
- a CDS encoding YkgJ family cysteine cluster protein, whose product MSTEINPCVSCGACCAYFRVSFYWAEANDGGGCVPSTMTEQVTPFISCMSGTNCKSPRCIALRGEVGQSVSCSIYGDRPPPCHEFECSGEAGVRNPDCDRARAHYGLPALPIDNIEVIRLEEISHWPMTGSHSAP is encoded by the coding sequence ATGAGCACTGAAATAAATCCGTGTGTCAGTTGTGGTGCTTGCTGTGCCTATTTTCGGGTGTCATTTTATTGGGCTGAAGCCAATGATGGCGGCGGTTGCGTTCCCTCCACCATGACTGAACAAGTCACCCCTTTTATAAGCTGCATGTCCGGTACTAACTGTAAATCCCCCCGTTGTATCGCCCTGCGGGGAGAGGTCGGTCAGTCTGTTTCTTGTTCAATTTATGGTGACCGCCCACCGCCCTGTCATGAATTTGAATGTTCGGGAGAGGCCGGTGTGCGCAACCCCGATTGCGATCGCGCCCGTGCCCACTACGGCTTGCCGGCGTTACCTATTGATAACATCGAGGTAATCCGATTGGAAGAAATCAGCCATTGGCCAATGACAGGATCCCACAGCGCGCCATAA
- a CDS encoding YciC family protein, with product MPITANTLYRDSFNFLRNQLPAILLLALLTAFITVMLNQAFIPDSEQLSTLTSTESDFASSGNLSITELVAQLTPEQQIVLLKVSAAATFSALVGNVLLVGGMLSLISMVSQGRRVSALQAIGISLPILPRLLLLMFIGTLLIQLGITLFIVPGIIIAVALSLSPVIVTTEKMGVFAAMKASIKLAFANVRLIIPAMMLWIAAKLILLYLVNHLTALPTPIASIVLASLSNLVSALLLVYLFRLYMLLRPTDVSV from the coding sequence ATGCCTATCACGGCTAACACTTTATACCGTGACAGTTTTAACTTTTTACGTAATCAGTTGCCCGCCATTTTGTTACTGGCGCTGCTGACTGCGTTCATTACCGTCATGCTGAATCAGGCATTTATTCCTGATAGTGAACAACTGAGTACTTTAACTTCCACAGAAAGTGATTTTGCGTCGTCAGGGAATCTCAGCATTACAGAGTTGGTGGCGCAGCTCACACCTGAGCAACAAATTGTACTGCTGAAAGTATCCGCCGCAGCAACCTTCTCCGCGTTAGTGGGAAATGTATTATTAGTCGGTGGCATGCTGTCTCTGATTTCGATGGTCTCCCAAGGGCGTCGGGTGAGCGCATTGCAGGCAATTGGCATTTCACTGCCTATTTTACCTCGCTTACTGCTGCTGATGTTTATTGGCACCTTATTGATTCAGTTGGGAATAACCCTGTTTATCGTGCCGGGCATCATCATTGCAGTCGCACTCTCGCTGTCACCGGTTATTGTGACGACGGAAAAAATGGGCGTTTTTGCAGCAATGAAAGCCAGTATTAAGCTGGCTTTTGCCAATGTGCGTTTGATTATCCCGGCAATGATGTTGTGGATAGCGGCCAAACTGATTTTGTTATATTTGGTCAATCACCTGACTGCCTTGCCGACTCCGATTGCCAGTATTGTTTTAGCGTCACTGAGTAATCTGGTTTCTGCATTATTGCTGGTGTATCTGTTCCGCTTATATATGTTATTGCGTCCAACGGATGTCAGCGTATAA
- a CDS encoding SulP family inorganic anion transporter, producing the protein MQRKSLRHWMPGLTQLMAYERDWLKPDIRAGLSVAAVALPIAIAYAELTGVSAAVGLYSCILPMIAYAFFGSSRQLIVGPDAATCAVIAAVVAPLAAGNSEVHWQLTIMMTLMMGTWCLVASRFKLGALADLLSRPILTGLLNGVAITIIVDQLGKVFGFMTRPPQLIERVLALPHNLINSHLPTVAISLLTFVVLYGVKWLRPNWPAPLLAIVIATFVSWAANMQQFGVGVVGGFDGGLPMVHWPDFQPGLLRDMVIPALNLAVVSFVSMMLTARSFAAKNGYEVDADVELRALGITNIVSALSQGFAISGASTRTAVNDANNGKSQLVSIIAALVIAMVLLFLTRPLQYIPIAALGVVLIYAAWSLLGFRSLWQLRKRNTQAFYLAIFTFVSVVLVGVISGIGLAVLLGLLQFLRTVFRPTEQLLGVNADGMIHSMRSGNGIKPVPGVMIYRFNSPLTYFNVAYFKRRILNLVDSTPHPANWVVIDAVASFTYADISVLAAIDELKRDLKQRNIKLILAGRRTELTRWFRINRLKSHDDDLILVPDLYLALKLIQSKQRVAEKQESEAQPPPSVHQQIC; encoded by the coding sequence ATGCAGAGAAAATCACTCCGGCATTGGATGCCGGGTTTGACCCAATTAATGGCTTATGAACGTGATTGGCTTAAGCCAGATATTCGAGCCGGGTTATCGGTGGCCGCAGTGGCGTTGCCGATTGCTATTGCTTATGCCGAGTTGACGGGCGTCAGTGCTGCGGTAGGGCTGTATTCTTGTATTTTGCCGATGATTGCGTACGCTTTTTTTGGTTCATCCCGGCAGTTGATTGTCGGGCCGGATGCGGCAACTTGTGCAGTGATCGCCGCGGTGGTGGCACCGTTGGCGGCGGGGAACAGTGAGGTTCACTGGCAACTGACTATCATGATGACGCTGATGATGGGGACATGGTGTCTGGTGGCCAGCCGCTTTAAACTGGGGGCATTAGCCGATTTATTATCGCGGCCAATATTAACCGGCTTACTTAATGGGGTGGCGATTACCATTATTGTTGATCAATTGGGTAAGGTATTTGGTTTTATGACCCGCCCGCCGCAATTGATTGAGCGGGTACTGGCCCTGCCGCATAATTTGATTAACAGCCATTTACCGACGGTCGCAATTTCATTACTGACTTTCGTCGTGTTGTACGGTGTTAAGTGGTTGCGCCCGAACTGGCCCGCACCTTTGTTGGCGATTGTTATCGCGACCTTTGTCTCTTGGGCTGCCAATATGCAGCAATTTGGTGTTGGTGTCGTCGGAGGGTTTGACGGCGGTTTACCCATGGTGCATTGGCCTGATTTTCAGCCGGGCTTATTACGAGATATGGTCATCCCCGCACTCAACCTGGCGGTGGTCAGTTTTGTCAGTATGATGCTGACTGCACGTAGTTTTGCCGCTAAGAATGGTTACGAAGTTGATGCTGATGTTGAATTACGCGCATTAGGTATCACTAATATTGTCTCCGCTTTATCGCAAGGTTTTGCTATTAGTGGCGCGAGCACCCGCACTGCGGTGAATGATGCCAATAATGGCAAGAGCCAGTTGGTCTCTATTATCGCCGCACTGGTTATTGCCATGGTGTTGCTGTTTTTAACCCGCCCGCTGCAATATATTCCGATTGCGGCGTTGGGTGTGGTGCTGATTTATGCCGCATGGTCTTTGCTCGGGTTTAGAAGTTTGTGGCAGTTACGTAAACGCAATACGCAAGCTTTCTATTTGGCGATATTTACTTTCGTGAGTGTTGTTTTAGTTGGGGTTATTAGTGGTATCGGCTTAGCGGTATTGCTGGGATTATTGCAATTCTTGCGCACAGTATTCCGCCCGACAGAGCAGTTATTAGGGGTGAATGCCGATGGTATGATTCATTCAATGCGCAGTGGTAACGGCATCAAACCTGTGCCAGGCGTGATGATTTACCGCTTTAACTCCCCTCTGACTTATTTCAATGTCGCGTACTTTAAGCGGCGCATTCTGAATCTGGTTGACAGCACTCCACATCCGGCGAATTGGGTGGTCATTGATGCAGTCGCCAGCTTTACCTATGCTGATATCAGTGTGTTGGCGGCGATTGATGAGCTAAAGCGCGATTTGAAACAGCGTAATATTAAGCTGATATTGGCCGGGCGGCGGACCGAACTGACCCGCTGGTTCCGTATTAATCGCTTGAAAAGTCATGATGATGACCTAATTTTAGTTCCTGACCTCTATTTGGCCCTCAAGCTGATTCAAAGTAAACAGCGGGTGGCGGAGAAGCAGGAATCTGAAGCCCAGCCCCCCCCATCAGTCCATCAGCAAATTTGTTGA
- a CDS encoding septation protein A has protein sequence MKQLLDFLPLVVFFVFYKMYDIFVASGALIVATLLALAFTWVKYRKVEKMTLVTAVMVLVFGTLTLAFHSDLFIKWKVTVLYVLFAVALLVSQWFMKKPLIQRMLGKELTLPDGVWSTLNMSWAVFFLVCGLLNIYVAFWLPQDIWVNFKVFGLTALTLVFTLISGVYIYRHMPEEQKKS, from the coding sequence ATGAAGCAACTTTTAGATTTTCTCCCTTTGGTCGTATTTTTCGTTTTCTACAAGATGTATGACATTTTTGTCGCATCAGGGGCATTGATTGTCGCCACGTTGTTGGCGCTGGCCTTTACTTGGGTCAAATACCGCAAGGTAGAAAAAATGACACTGGTCACCGCAGTTATGGTGCTGGTTTTCGGTACCTTGACGCTGGCATTCCACAGTGACTTATTTATAAAGTGGAAAGTGACTGTGCTGTATGTTTTGTTTGCCGTGGCCCTGCTGGTCAGCCAGTGGTTCATGAAAAAACCATTGATTCAGCGGATGCTTGGCAAAGAACTCACATTACCTGATGGTGTTTGGTCAACACTGAACATGTCTTGGGCCGTGTTCTTCCTGGTTTGCGGGTTACTCAATATCTATGTGGCATTTTGGTTACCGCAAGATATTTGGGTGAATTTCAAAGTGTTTGGTTTAACCGCGCTGACACTGGTGTTCACACTCATCAGCGGCGTTTATATTTACCGGCATATGCCCGAAGAACAGAAAAAGTCATAA
- the yciA gene encoding acyl-CoA thioester hydrolase YciA gives MTQEQISQSLPNGELVLRTLAMPADTNANGDIFGGWLMSQMDIGGAIQAKEIAQGRVVTVRVDGMTFLKPVAVGDVVCCYARCIKTGRSSITINIEVWVKKVSSEPIGQRYKATEAVFTYVAVDDIGKARALPESSRNFEVGATQ, from the coding sequence ATGACCCAGGAACAAATATCGCAATCATTACCTAACGGTGAATTGGTACTTCGCACTCTTGCTATGCCGGCTGATACTAATGCCAACGGTGATATATTCGGCGGCTGGTTGATGTCACAAATGGATATTGGCGGCGCTATCCAAGCCAAAGAGATAGCCCAAGGCCGGGTAGTCACTGTGCGGGTTGATGGAATGACGTTCCTCAAGCCAGTGGCCGTTGGTGACGTAGTTTGCTGTTATGCGCGCTGTATTAAGACAGGCCGCAGCTCTATTACCATCAATATTGAAGTATGGGTAAAAAAGGTCTCTTCCGAACCTATTGGTCAGCGCTATAAGGCCACTGAAGCGGTATTCACCTATGTCGCCGTTGATGACATTGGTAAAGCCCGCGCCTTACCTGAAAGCAGTAGAAATTTCGAAGTTGGCGCTACGCAATAA
- the tonB gene encoding TonB system transport protein TonB, whose protein sequence is MQLNKFFLGRRLTWPLAFSVGIHGSVIAALLYVSVEQMNIQPEIEDAPLAVTMVNIDTFAAPQPAAAEPQAEPEPEPEAVEEAPPEPEVLPEPVPVPIPEPVKPKPKPKPVKKEVKKPEVKKPDVKKTVAPPDDKPFKSDEPALVSTNAPVKSAPKASVPGASTSSGPKALSKMKPTYPARALALGVEGQVKVQYDIDEDGRVTNVRILEATPRNTFEREVKQVMRKWRFEAVAAKDYVTTIVFKIGGTTEMN, encoded by the coding sequence ATGCAGCTAAATAAATTTTTCTTGGGTCGACGGCTAACATGGCCGCTCGCATTTTCAGTAGGTATACATGGCAGCGTCATTGCCGCATTGCTGTACGTCTCCGTAGAGCAAATGAATATACAGCCAGAGATAGAGGATGCGCCGCTGGCTGTTACCATGGTGAATATCGATACCTTCGCGGCACCACAGCCAGCGGCGGCGGAGCCGCAGGCCGAACCGGAGCCAGAGCCTGAAGCTGTTGAAGAGGCACCGCCAGAACCTGAAGTGCTGCCCGAGCCGGTACCAGTACCGATTCCTGAGCCGGTGAAACCCAAGCCGAAACCCAAGCCGGTGAAAAAAGAAGTCAAAAAGCCGGAAGTGAAGAAGCCGGATGTTAAGAAGACGGTTGCGCCGCCGGATGACAAGCCGTTTAAATCCGATGAGCCAGCACTGGTTTCGACTAATGCTCCGGTAAAATCAGCACCTAAGGCCTCTGTTCCGGGCGCGTCAACGTCTAGCGGACCAAAAGCACTGAGCAAGATGAAACCGACTTATCCGGCAAGGGCCTTGGCGCTGGGGGTTGAAGGGCAGGTTAAAGTACAATACGACATTGACGAAGATGGTCGCGTGACCAATGTGCGAATTTTGGAAGCCACACCGCGCAATACCTTTGAGCGTGAAGTGAAGCAGGTGATGCGTAAATGGCGTTTTGAAGCCGTTGCTGCCAAGGATTATGTCACAACTATCGTGTTCAAGATTGGTGGCACGACGGAAATGAATTAA
- a CDS encoding YciI family protein, which translates to MLYVIFATDVPDSLEKRLSVRPAHLARLQALQDQGRLLTAGPNPAIDSADPGSSGFTGSTVIAEFTSQQEAEAWAEQDPYIAAGVYQSVIVKPYKRVF; encoded by the coding sequence ATGCTGTATGTAATCTTTGCAACTGATGTTCCTGATTCACTTGAGAAACGCTTATCTGTGCGCCCTGCACATCTGGCACGCTTACAAGCATTACAAGATCAAGGCCGTTTATTGACCGCTGGCCCCAACCCCGCCATTGACAGCGCTGATCCCGGCTCCTCTGGGTTCACCGGCTCAACCGTAATCGCGGAGTTTACTTCCCAACAAGAGGCCGAAGCTTGGGCAGAACAAGACCCTTATATTGCCGCAGGGGTGTACCAATCGGTCATTGTAAAACCCTATAAACGCGTATTTTGA
- a CDS encoding zf-TFIIB domain-containing protein, with protein sequence MQCPVCKDTQLVMSERKSIEIDYCPNCRGVWLDRGELDKIIEKSAESAPAATSYSEPRSNDRERERDSHGYSKPKHYKKKSFLSELFD encoded by the coding sequence ATGCAGTGTCCAGTATGCAAAGATACCCAACTGGTTATGTCTGAACGTAAAAGCATTGAGATTGATTATTGCCCAAACTGCCGTGGTGTTTGGCTTGATCGTGGGGAACTCGATAAAATCATTGAAAAATCAGCTGAAAGTGCGCCAGCGGCGACCTCTTATTCTGAACCCAGAAGCAATGATCGCGAGCGCGAACGTGATAGCCACGGATATTCAAAGCCTAAGCACTACAAGAAAAAAAGTTTTCTATCAGAATTATTTGACTAG
- a CDS encoding EAL domain-containing protein: protein MNSRLNIAVDCTFICEPVYKRDGKLLAVELLSRFTTTSFKTPICTERFLHQLNAQMKVKLLHTQLSEVKNVQQWFNEHQVMLSINIDFDMTHAVLSDDNLISLLDSMPFIRLEIMESFPNLNGGVANALLSKLAKRYTLWLDDFGSGNAHIAAAASGFFECVKIDKNFYWQWGGSVTFHNLITRLRDYCPHVVIEGVETHLQFSQLADIGVDAMQGYLFNSCALEAVGQLPLQYDHFNIR, encoded by the coding sequence GTGAATAGCAGACTAAACATTGCAGTCGATTGCACTTTTATCTGTGAGCCTGTTTACAAACGTGACGGTAAGTTACTTGCAGTAGAGTTATTGAGTCGGTTCACAACAACGTCATTTAAAACGCCTATTTGTACTGAGCGCTTCTTGCATCAACTTAATGCTCAGATGAAAGTCAAATTGTTGCACACCCAATTATCTGAAGTAAAAAATGTTCAACAGTGGTTTAATGAACACCAAGTAATGCTCTCAATTAATATAGATTTTGATATGACACATGCGGTGTTGAGTGACGATAATCTTATCTCGTTATTGGACTCAATGCCTTTTATCCGGCTAGAAATAATGGAGAGCTTCCCTAACCTCAATGGCGGTGTTGCGAATGCATTATTAAGTAAGCTGGCTAAACGATATACCTTATGGTTGGATGATTTTGGCAGCGGTAATGCTCATATTGCTGCGGCAGCCAGCGGCTTCTTTGAATGTGTAAAAATTGATAAAAATTTTTATTGGCAGTGGGGCGGTAGTGTCACGTTTCATAACCTGATAACACGATTGCGTGACTATTGCCCGCATGTTGTTATTGAAGGCGTCGAAACTCATTTGCAGTTTAGCCAACTTGCCGATATAGGGGTTGATGCCATGCAAGGTTACTTATTCAACTCCTGCGCATTGGAGGCGGTGGGCCAACTTCCTCTGCAGTATGATCATTTTAATATAAGGTGA